Proteins from a genomic interval of Stenotrophomonas maltophilia:
- the rocF gene encoding arginase: MAHPISVSLIGVPTDVGAGHRGARLGPEALRVAGLPEALEARGVDVRDLGNLDGPRNPWTAPVEGYRHLDEVVAWNHALMEASYAELQAGRMPIMLGGDHCLGIGSITAVARWCREQGKTLRVLWLDAHSDFNTSDVTPSGNIHGMPVACLCGLGPDALTRLGGTVPAITPAQMHQIGIRSVDPDEKRLIKTHKVDVYDMRYIDENGMKRTVEAALAGIDENTHLHVSFDVDFLDPSIAPGVGTTVPGGVNYREAQLVMEMIADTGRMGSLDIVELNPLLDKQNATAELAVDLVESLFGKSTLMRD, from the coding sequence ATGGCCCATCCCATCTCCGTATCCCTGATTGGCGTTCCCACCGATGTAGGTGCGGGCCATCGCGGTGCACGGCTGGGGCCGGAAGCGCTGCGCGTGGCCGGCCTGCCGGAGGCGCTGGAGGCGCGCGGGGTGGACGTACGCGACCTGGGCAACCTGGATGGTCCGCGTAACCCGTGGACCGCGCCGGTGGAAGGCTACCGCCACCTGGATGAAGTGGTGGCGTGGAACCACGCGCTGATGGAAGCCAGCTACGCCGAACTGCAGGCCGGCCGCATGCCGATCATGCTCGGTGGCGACCACTGCCTGGGCATCGGTTCGATCACTGCCGTGGCACGCTGGTGCCGCGAGCAGGGCAAGACCCTGCGCGTGCTGTGGCTGGATGCGCATTCGGACTTCAACACCAGCGACGTGACCCCGTCGGGCAACATCCACGGCATGCCGGTGGCTTGCCTTTGCGGCCTTGGCCCCGATGCGTTGACCCGCCTCGGTGGCACCGTGCCTGCGATCACCCCGGCGCAGATGCACCAGATCGGCATCCGCTCGGTGGACCCGGACGAGAAGCGCCTGATCAAGACCCACAAGGTGGATGTCTATGACATGCGCTACATCGACGAGAACGGCATGAAGCGCACCGTGGAGGCGGCGCTGGCCGGCATCGACGAGAACACCCACCTGCATGTCAGCTTCGATGTGGACTTCCTCGACCCGAGCATCGCGCCGGGCGTCGGCACCACGGTGCCGGGCGGGGTGAACTACCGCGAGGCGCAGCTGGTGATGGAGATGATCGCCGACACCGGGCGCATGGGCTCGCTGGACATCGTTGAACTCAACCCCTTGCTGGACAAGCAGAATGCCACCGCCGAACTGGCCGTGGACCTGGTCGAAAGCCTGTTCGGCAAGTCCACCCTGATGCGCGATTGA
- a CDS encoding DUF3011 domain-containing protein: protein MRRHALSLTVALLSTAFVTPAMAAVPFFNASCPGGIDVHADDGGPVYVQGREATLKRFNDRYFEARDANSGITLSISSNEDGTPQISYTGRGGANGICQVSASGTPAPSEHRDHRRHDDDNDTALPREVTCESTGQQQVSCDMDTRGNVEIVRQLSHTRCEQGQNWGLWRHSVWVNGGCRAVFRNVSKAANSAPAGDTALGSCNMRKGAQGTLVTQMPVGSDYQELIIDYPDGRFLCMMRNNGQVQSVTPVRRRGS, encoded by the coding sequence ATGCGTCGCCATGCCCTGTCGCTCACCGTCGCACTGTTGTCCACTGCCTTCGTTACCCCGGCCATGGCCGCCGTGCCGTTCTTCAACGCCAGCTGCCCGGGCGGGATCGATGTGCACGCCGACGATGGCGGGCCGGTCTACGTGCAGGGCCGCGAGGCCACGCTGAAGCGCTTCAACGACCGCTACTTCGAAGCACGCGATGCCAACAGTGGCATCACGCTGTCGATCAGCAGCAACGAGGACGGCACGCCGCAGATCAGCTACACCGGCCGAGGCGGCGCCAATGGCATCTGCCAGGTCAGTGCCAGCGGAACGCCCGCACCGTCTGAGCATCGCGACCACCGTCGCCACGATGACGACAACGACACGGCACTACCGCGCGAAGTCACCTGCGAATCCACCGGCCAGCAGCAGGTGTCGTGCGACATGGATACCCGTGGCAACGTGGAAATCGTGCGCCAGCTCAGCCACACCCGCTGCGAACAAGGCCAGAACTGGGGCCTGTGGCGGCATTCGGTGTGGGTGAATGGTGGCTGCCGTGCGGTGTTCCGCAATGTGTCCAAGGCGGCCAACAGCGCGCCGGCGGGCGATACCGCGCTGGGTTCCTGCAACATGCGCAAGGGGGCGCAAGGCACGCTGGTGACCCAGATGCCGGTGGGCAGCGATTACCAGGAACTCATCATCGATTATCCCGATGGCCGCTTCCTGTGCATGATGCGCAACAACGGCCAGGTGCAGAGCGTGACGCCGGTTCGCCGCCGCGGAAGCTGA
- a CDS encoding addiction module antidote protein gives MATKKKVELKAFDVAEYLRTPEEMAAYLDACIEESDGDSAFIAKALGDIARAQGMSKVARAAGLSRESLYRALSGERSPDFATILKVTRALGVRLHASAA, from the coding sequence ATGGCCACCAAAAAAAAAGTCGAACTCAAAGCATTTGATGTGGCCGAATATCTTCGGACACCCGAAGAAATGGCCGCCTATCTCGATGCCTGCATTGAGGAAAGCGATGGCGATTCTGCCTTCATCGCCAAGGCGCTGGGCGATATCGCCCGCGCCCAGGGCATGAGCAAGGTTGCACGTGCGGCGGGGCTGTCGAGGGAAAGTCTGTATCGCGCCCTGTCCGGCGAGCGCAGCCCCGATTTCGCCACCATCCTGAAGGTGACCCGCGCGCTGGGTGTGCGCCTGCACGCCAGCGCAGCATAA